One genomic window of Salipiger abyssi includes the following:
- a CDS encoding hydantoinase B/oxoprolinase family protein yields MTLHDTLTAPAAANDAGPDPITVEIVSSAFRSVVDETFIALMKSAYSTNIKERHDHSTAICDRKGRLIVQADLSLPIHLASMTGLMQAVLTRYAPEDIREGDIFVANDPHAAGGTHLPDINYAAPIFVEGRLLGFVCNIAHHADIGGMVPGSMAGGMSEIYQEGLRIPLVRLFREGELQQDILELLLLNARIPEERRGDHFAQIAACRLGLRRVGEIAERYGAALIEQVWDSLLSRTHDRMRAAIAELPDGVYRFEDVMDDDGVGTSDIPLKLEITVNGDRAVFDLRGSAPQVKGNINLTRNASKAAVAYALRTLLDPEIANNEGILECCELLTEPGSIVDCIAPAPVAQRLNTSQRLVDVIIGALAPALPDAAVGAANGANTTAVFSGIDPRNGKPYLYLETLGGGAGGRSDRDGKDGVQVHITNTSNLPIEAIETEYPLRVVSYGFVEDSGGAGRYRGGAGLRRVIAPVDHDCTFNGAGERFSNAPWGIFGGGEGRPGQFLLEGAGESRKLANKPSAVPLNRDQAIVVETPGSGGYGPAADRTPEAVAEDALSGKYSPEFLDRNYPAQRRG; encoded by the coding sequence GTGACCCTTCACGACACCCTCACCGCCCCCGCCGCCGCGAATGACGCCGGGCCCGATCCGATCACCGTCGAGATCGTCTCCTCGGCCTTCCGCTCGGTGGTGGACGAGACCTTCATCGCGCTGATGAAAAGCGCCTATTCCACCAATATCAAGGAACGCCACGACCATTCGACCGCGATCTGCGACCGCAAGGGGCGGCTGATCGTGCAGGCCGACCTGTCGCTGCCCATTCACCTTGCCTCGATGACCGGGCTGATGCAGGCGGTGCTGACGCGCTATGCGCCCGAGGACATACGCGAGGGCGATATCTTTGTCGCCAACGATCCGCACGCGGCGGGCGGCACGCACCTGCCCGATATCAACTATGCCGCGCCGATCTTTGTCGAGGGCCGGCTGCTGGGCTTTGTCTGCAACATCGCCCACCACGCCGATATCGGCGGCATGGTCCCCGGTTCCATGGCGGGCGGCATGTCCGAGATCTATCAGGAAGGGCTGCGCATCCCGCTGGTGCGGCTCTTCCGCGAGGGCGAGCTGCAACAGGACATTCTCGAACTGCTGCTGCTCAATGCCCGCATTCCCGAAGAGCGCCGCGGCGACCATTTCGCCCAGATCGCCGCCTGTCGTCTTGGCCTGCGCCGCGTCGGCGAGATCGCCGAGCGTTACGGTGCCGCGCTCATCGAGCAGGTCTGGGACTCGCTGCTCTCCCGCACCCATGACCGCATGCGCGCCGCCATTGCCGAGCTGCCCGACGGGGTCTATCGCTTCGAGGACGTGATGGACGATGACGGGGTGGGCACCTCGGACATTCCGCTGAAGCTGGAAATCACCGTGAACGGCGACCGCGCGGTGTTCGATCTGCGCGGCTCGGCGCCGCAGGTGAAGGGCAATATCAACCTCACCCGCAACGCGTCGAAGGCGGCGGTGGCCTATGCGCTGCGCACGCTGCTTGATCCGGAGATCGCCAATAACGAGGGCATTCTGGAATGCTGCGAGCTGCTGACCGAGCCGGGCAGCATTGTCGACTGCATCGCGCCCGCGCCGGTGGCGCAGCGGCTCAACACCTCGCAGCGGCTGGTGGATGTGATCATCGGCGCGCTGGCGCCGGCGCTGCCCGATGCCGCCGTGGGGGCGGCCAACGGCGCCAACACCACCGCCGTCTTCTCCGGCATCGACCCGCGCAACGGCAAGCCCTATCTCTATCTCGAAACGCTGGGCGGCGGCGCCGGCGGGCGCAGCGACCGCGACGGCAAGGACGGGGTGCAGGTGCATATCACCAACACCTCCAACCTGCCCATCGAGGCCATCGAGACCGAATATCCGCTGCGCGTGGTCAGCTACGGCTTTGTCGAGGATTCCGGCGGGGCAGGGCGCTATCGTGGCGGCGCGGGCCTGCGCCGGGTGATCGCGCCGGTGGATCACGACTGCACTTTCAACGGCGCCGGCGAGCGGTTTTCCAACGCGCCCTGGGGCATCTTCGGCGGCGGCGAGGGGCGGCCCGGGCAGTTCCTGCTGGAAGGCGCGGGCGAGAGCCGCAAGCTTGCCAACAAACCCTCCGCCGTGCCGCTGAACCGCGATCAGGCCATTGTGGTCGAAACGCCGGGCTCCGGCGGTTACGGCCCCGCCGCCGACCGCACACCCGAGGCGGTGGCCGAGGATGCGCTTTCCGGCAAATACAGCCCCGAATTCCTCGACCGGAACTATCCCGCGCAGCGGCGCGGATAA
- a CDS encoding TRAP transporter substrate-binding protein produces MLKTLTTPLLAGVLAAAALPAWAQSVTWDLANEYPPNSVHAQSADTFIEALQEVSGGDMVVTAHHGAALGYKSIDQYDAVGDGALDLASSFATPWSGIDPVFILSSIPFLVTTPEEERQLYEIAKPYYEAVLADDNQVLLFATPWPPSGLWGNKPLDSMEALDGVKLRTYDANGTITFGNTAATPVQLSWADTVPQLSTGAIDAVLTSADGGSASQLWEQQSHFTEVNYAMPLQFVHVNRDVYDALTDEQKAWVTEAAAAAEDFGWGLLEDRVAQNYAEMESHGMTVVTGVDPAYIAALTEAAEPALEEWKEKMGDDADSILAAFEEMRAE; encoded by the coding sequence ATGCTCAAGACACTGACCACACCGCTCCTCGCCGGGGTGCTTGCCGCCGCCGCGCTGCCCGCATGGGCGCAATCGGTCACATGGGATCTGGCCAACGAATACCCGCCGAACTCGGTGCACGCGCAATCCGCCGACACCTTCATCGAGGCGCTGCAAGAGGTCTCCGGCGGCGACATGGTGGTGACCGCGCATCACGGCGCGGCGCTGGGGTACAAATCCATCGACCAGTACGACGCGGTGGGCGACGGCGCGCTCGATCTCGCCTCCTCCTTTGCGACGCCATGGTCGGGCATCGACCCGGTGTTCATCCTCTCCTCGATCCCCTTCCTGGTCACCACCCCCGAGGAAGAGCGCCAGCTCTACGAGATCGCCAAACCCTATTACGAGGCGGTTCTGGCCGACGACAATCAGGTGCTGCTCTTCGCCACACCCTGGCCGCCGAGCGGGCTCTGGGGCAACAAGCCGCTCGACTCGATGGAGGCGCTCGACGGCGTGAAGCTGCGCACCTACGACGCCAATGGCACCATCACCTTCGGCAACACCGCCGCCACCCCGGTGCAGCTGAGCTGGGCCGACACCGTTCCGCAGCTCTCCACCGGTGCCATCGACGCGGTGCTGACCTCCGCCGATGGCGGCTCGGCCTCGCAGCTCTGGGAGCAGCAGTCGCATTTCACCGAGGTGAACTATGCGATGCCGCTGCAATTCGTGCATGTGAACCGCGATGTCTATGACGCGCTCACCGACGAGCAGAAAGCCTGGGTCACCGAGGCCGCCGCTGCCGCCGAGGATTTTGGCTGGGGGCTGCTCGAAGACCGCGTGGCGCAGAACTATGCCGAGATGGAAAGCCACGGCATGACCGTCGTGACCGGTGTCGACCCGGCCTATATCGCCGCGCTGACCGAGGCCGCCGAGCCGGCGCTTGAGGAGTGGAAAGAGAAGATGGGCGACGATGCCGACTCGATCCTCGCCGCCTTCGAGGAAATGCGCGCGGAATGA
- a CDS encoding hydantoinase/oxoprolinase family protein, translating into MAETWTIGVDVGGTFTDLCAIESASGRIALNKVSSTPANPAEAIIAGLDALAEKAGFDLRDVRAIGHGTTVATNALIQRTGAKVAMVTTRNFRDLVEIGRQIRPKMYDLKADFPPPLAPRHLRFEVTERVGADGAVVEPLDMASVDAVIEDLRAEKVEAVAIAFLFAYLNPSHEQAVKARIMEALPDVAVSASSDVMPEFREYERSSTTLLNAYLQPAFAEYMRTLEREVAARSPVSSLGVNQSSGGLMSVETAREFPIRTAMSGPAAGANGAIHTAMQSGIGNVITFDVGGTSADVALIRDRTIGLAFDRDVAEFPVRMPMVDINTVGAGGGSLAWFDRDGLMKVGPASAGARPGPACYGRGGDQATVTDANVVLGRLSTSGLLGGDMSLDVEASFRVVGKVAERLGVAVETAARGILDVMAANMVRAIRAISVERGHDPRDFALMPFGGAGPLHAEACARALGIRQILVPLLPGILCAEGLLVAGRSESLVRSQRIALTEAAGTILSRLADEMRAEAETWFEAEAIPEAERSTKLVADMRYTSQNYELQIPVGGNSVTDLDALKQAFFEAHAQAYGFFNPEDPVEIMALRMTPQGARPQIGSPPQSATASRDPQPKATRPVWFTGPRALDTPVYDRAELAAGAELTGPAVIDQFDSTLLLFPGDHARVDEALNILITRGETDL; encoded by the coding sequence ATGGCCGAAACCTGGACGATAGGCGTGGATGTCGGAGGCACGTTCACCGATCTCTGCGCCATCGAAAGCGCCAGCGGGCGCATCGCGCTGAACAAGGTGTCGAGCACGCCCGCCAACCCGGCGGAGGCGATCATCGCGGGGCTCGACGCGCTGGCGGAGAAGGCGGGGTTCGACCTCAGGGACGTGCGCGCCATCGGCCACGGCACCACCGTTGCGACCAATGCGCTGATCCAGCGCACCGGCGCCAAGGTGGCCATGGTGACCACCCGCAACTTCCGCGATCTGGTCGAGATCGGCCGCCAGATCCGCCCAAAGATGTATGACCTCAAGGCGGATTTCCCGCCGCCGCTCGCCCCGCGCCACTTGCGTTTCGAGGTGACCGAGCGCGTCGGCGCCGACGGCGCCGTGGTCGAGCCGCTGGACATGGCCAGCGTCGATGCGGTGATCGAAGATCTGCGCGCCGAAAAGGTCGAGGCGGTCGCCATCGCCTTCCTCTTCGCCTATCTCAACCCGTCGCATGAGCAGGCGGTGAAGGCGCGCATCATGGAAGCGTTGCCGGATGTGGCGGTCTCGGCCTCCTCGGATGTGATGCCGGAATTCCGCGAATACGAACGCTCCTCCACGACGCTGCTCAATGCCTATCTGCAACCGGCCTTCGCCGAGTACATGCGCACGCTGGAGCGTGAGGTGGCGGCGCGCTCGCCGGTCTCCAGCCTAGGCGTGAACCAGTCGAGTGGCGGGCTGATGTCGGTGGAGACCGCGCGGGAATTCCCGATCCGTACCGCCATGTCCGGCCCGGCGGCGGGGGCGAACGGCGCGATCCATACCGCGATGCAATCGGGCATCGGCAATGTCATCACCTTCGACGTGGGCGGCACCAGCGCGGATGTGGCGCTGATCCGCGACCGGACGATCGGGCTCGCCTTCGACCGTGATGTGGCCGAATTCCCGGTGCGCATGCCGATGGTCGATATCAATACGGTGGGCGCCGGTGGCGGTTCGCTCGCCTGGTTCGACCGCGACGGGCTGATGAAGGTCGGCCCCGCCAGCGCCGGTGCGCGGCCCGGCCCCGCCTGCTATGGGCGCGGCGGCGATCAGGCCACGGTGACCGATGCCAATGTGGTGCTCGGGCGGCTCTCGACCAGCGGGTTGCTTGGCGGCGACATGTCGCTCGATGTGGAGGCCTCGTTCCGCGTGGTGGGCAAGGTGGCCGAGCGTCTGGGCGTCGCGGTCGAGACCGCCGCGCGTGGCATTCTCGATGTGATGGCCGCCAATATGGTGCGCGCGATCCGTGCCATCTCGGTCGAGCGCGGCCACGATCCGCGCGATTTCGCGCTGATGCCCTTTGGCGGCGCCGGTCCGCTGCATGCGGAGGCCTGCGCCCGTGCGCTGGGGATCAGGCAGATCCTCGTGCCGCTGCTGCCGGGCATCCTCTGCGCCGAGGGGCTGCTGGTCGCCGGGCGCTCGGAAAGCCTCGTGCGCTCGCAGCGCATCGCGTTGACCGAGGCTGCCGGGACGATCCTGTCGCGGCTGGCCGACGAGATGCGTGCCGAAGCCGAGACCTGGTTCGAGGCAGAGGCCATTCCGGAGGCGGAGCGCAGCACCAAGCTGGTCGCTGACATGCGCTACACCAGCCAGAATTACGAACTTCAGATCCCGGTGGGCGGCAACAGCGTCACCGATCTCGATGCGCTGAAACAGGCCTTCTTCGAGGCGCATGCCCAGGCCTACGGTTTCTTCAACCCCGAGGATCCGGTGGAGATCATGGCGCTGCGGATGACTCCTCAGGGCGCGCGTCCGCAGATCGGCAGCCCGCCGCAAAGCGCGACCGCCTCGCGCGACCCGCAGCCCAAGGCCACACGCCCGGTCTGGTTTACCGGTCCGCGCGCGCTCGACACGCCGGTCTACGACCGTGCCGAACTCGCCGCCGGGGCGGAGCTGACAGGCCCCGCCGTGATCGACCAGTTCGACTCCACACTGCTGCTGTTCCCCGGCGATCACGCACGCGTCGACGAGGCGCTCAACATTCTCATCACCCGCGGAGAGACCGACCTGTGA